In Mytilus galloprovincialis chromosome 1, xbMytGall1.hap1.1, whole genome shotgun sequence, the following are encoded in one genomic region:
- the LOC143045993 gene encoding uncharacterized protein LOC143045993, giving the protein MMVISLRIPIVFLLLPLLSSATQQWTDGACGNCICSRKRGNYEMEYAVNCTGKDIKTLPDNLPRNIHRLDLSFNSLGSSSLKNLELYGKDLMSLSLASNNVTIINTDILSSLRHLEELDLTGNVLDYIDDRLFFALNLRKLSGISAKMFHRSAFWKLVSLEDLSVIFEQEMIDENIFKNLQVFHLDVTFRYAKEIPISLFHFGTNTLTRLTIDGPLLSSLPNGIFDGLTVLKTLTIRGGNIRWLSNSLFYRPSATSMPLHLNKISIIGVKSIPRDLFKGQLSLKFTTLKNIEDIPPLDLPIQLDNLDMSGSNVFRVSPDVFMKLTNLRELNLSNSSLTSLESESFIGLSSLSDLDLSRNKIVTLPEKLFEACRYTLDFLDLSYNQIPRIQPFYFNMLKSLRVLDLSHNKIQLIHAKAFEKLNMLTDLKCRGNLISTLPDTLFSNVLSIQVIELGKNNISRIASTLFDNLYQLSSLNLESNPLHCDCSVHLLRVKYRYLQIQGVCKTPEEYYAYQVSKLKRDESCYNIEEGSSSVSLFSSIQVTTDSQKTSFKQTINPTLAMISVSTKLVDVLASNTSNDNLSGNSHTIEHYDVTEEHPTSVYVNRSLLAKQQTTIWHGIGFIVLYVCVGILGTVIIITTAIGCSNVCKDLRRRGTYILPPP; this is encoded by the coding sequence ATGATGGTGATTTCATTAAGGATACCaattgtgtttttacttttaccgCTATTGTCGTCGGCAACTCAACAATGGACAGATGGTGCGTGTGGCAACTGTATATGTAGTAGGAAACGTGGAAATTATGAAATGGAATATGCCGTCAACTGCACTGGAAAAGACATTAAAACTTTACCAGATAACTTGCCAAGAAACATTCATCGCCTGGATTTGTCATTTAACTCGCTTGGTAGTTCAAGTTTAAAAAATCTTGAATTGTATGGTAAGGATCTGATGTCTTTGTCCCTAGCAAGTAATAATGTCACAATTATAAACACGGATATATTATCGTCCCTTAGACATCTTGAGGAACTTGATTTGACGGGGAATGTGCTGGATTATATTGATGATCgtttattttttgctttaaatTTGCGAAAACTTAGCGGTATTTCAGCCAAGATGTTTCATCGTTCAGCTTTCTGGAAATTAGTAAGTTTGGAAGATCTTTCGGTTATATTTGAACAGGAAATGATcgatgaaaatattttcaaaaatttacaagtGTTTCATCTCGATGTGACATTTCGATATGCAAAAGAAATCCCAATTTCGTTATTTCATTTTGGAACGAACACGCTGACTAGACTAACTATTGACGGACCTTTATTATCATCTTTGCCAAACGGTATATTTGATGGGCTTACAGTTCTGAAGACACTGACAATTCGTGGTGGCAACATACGATGGCTATCAAACAGTCTTTTTTATAGACCCTCTGCTACTAGCATGCCCTTGCACCTTAACAAAATTTCTATTATAGGTGTCAAGTCTATCCCACGTGATCTCTTTAAAGGACAACTAAGTTTGAAATTTACTACTCTGAAAAACATAGAAGATATTCCACCACTTGATTTACCGATTCAACTAGATAATCTTGACATGTCTGGAAGCAATGTATTTAGAGTATCACCTGATGTCTTCATGAAACTGACAAATTTAAGAGAGCTAAATTTGAGTAATTCGTCGTTGACATCACTTGAAAGCGAATCATTCATTGGACTGTCCTCTCTATCTGATCTCGATCTGTCCAGAAATAAGATAGTTACTCTGCCAGAGAAGTTATTCGAAGCTTGTCGTTACACATTAGACTTTTTAGATTTAAGTTACAATCAAATACCAAGAATTCAGCCATTTTACTTCAACATGCTAAAATCTCTTAGAGTATTAGATCTTAGCCATAATAAAATACAGTTAATTCACGCGAAGGCTTTTGAAAAACTAAATATGTTGACCGACTTGAAATGCAGGGGAAATTTGATTTCTACACTTCCAGATACTCTCTTCTCAAACGTTCTATCCATTCAAGTGATAGAACTCGGGAAGAATAATATTTCAAGGATAGCATCTaccctttttgataatttatatcAACTATCCAGTCTTAACCTGGAAAGTAATCCCTTACACTGTGATTGTAGCGTGCATTTGCTAAGAGTGAAATATCGTTATTTACAGATACAAGGAGTCTGCAAAACACCTGAGGAGTATTATGCGTACCAAGTGTCGAAACTAAAACGAGATGAATCGTGTTATAATATTGAGGAAGGGTCCTCATCTGTTAGTCTGTTTTCCTCAATACAAGTTACAACAGATTCCCAGAAAACTAGCTTTAAACAAACTATTAACCCGACACTAGCAATGATATCGGTCAGTACCAAATTGGTTGACGTTTTAGCAAGTAACACATCAAACGACAATTTATCTGGAAATAGTCACACTATTGAGCATTATGATGTCACTGAAGAACACCCTACATCTGTATATGTTAACCGGTCCCTGTTAGCAAAGCAGCAAACTACCATATGGCATGGCATCGGTTTTATTGTATTGTATGTTTGTGTTGGCATATTAGGCACCGTGATAATTATAACAACTGCTATTGGTTGTAGTAATGTCTGTAAAGATTTACGCAGACGAGGAACGTATATCCTTCCGCCTCCATGA